The proteins below are encoded in one region of Sphingobacterium sp. R2:
- the prmA gene encoding 50S ribosomal protein L11 methyltransferase: MKYIEVIFKMRSGEEWQKDLLISDLADIGFDTFEDNESGFAAYIPAANLDLQALETLMMQPYEGLEVDYKVQEIESQNWNKLWESNFNPIEVGGQCYVRATFHAARTEFPYEIIIDPKMSFGTGHHQTTSMMLEYILENDFSRKKVLDMGCGTGILAILASKKGADAVLAVDYDEICVESVIENRALNHVEHIQALCGSYELLEGRSFDVILANINRNILLEQLPQYALSIHTGGELYLSGFYEQEDLPILIDASTSLGFEFISNKVLNNWCAAKFVKR, encoded by the coding sequence ATGAAATACATAGAGGTTATCTTTAAAATGCGATCAGGTGAAGAGTGGCAAAAGGATTTGTTGATATCTGATTTAGCTGATATTGGCTTTGATACTTTTGAGGATAACGAATCTGGATTTGCAGCCTATATTCCGGCTGCAAATCTTGACTTGCAGGCATTAGAAACGTTGATGATGCAGCCGTATGAAGGTCTCGAGGTCGATTATAAAGTGCAGGAAATAGAAAGTCAGAATTGGAATAAACTCTGGGAAAGTAACTTTAACCCCATTGAGGTTGGTGGACAATGCTACGTGCGTGCCACTTTTCATGCGGCGAGAACGGAATTTCCATACGAAATTATTATAGACCCCAAGATGTCTTTTGGAACAGGTCACCATCAAACAACGTCGATGATGCTCGAGTATATTTTGGAGAATGACTTCAGTAGAAAGAAAGTTTTAGACATGGGCTGTGGTACAGGGATCCTAGCAATTCTGGCATCTAAGAAGGGAGCTGATGCTGTATTAGCGGTAGATTATGATGAAATTTGTGTGGAAAGTGTGATTGAAAATAGAGCACTTAATCATGTTGAGCATATTCAGGCTCTCTGTGGATCCTACGAGCTATTGGAAGGTCGGAGCTTTGATGTAATTTTGGCAAATATTAATCGTAATATATTGTTAGAGCAATTGCCCCAATATGCGTTGAGTATCCACACAGGGGGAGAGTTATACTTAAGTGGTTTCTATGAGCAAGAAGATTTACCAATCTTAATAGATGCATCAACATCATTAGGATTTGAGTTTATCTCCAATAAGGTTTTAAACAATTGGTGTGCAGCCAAATTTGTGAAGCGTTAA
- the tpiA gene encoding triose-phosphate isomerase — translation MRKKIVAGNWKMNLDYQSGLSLFSEIINMAKDEVIGNQELVVCSPFIHLSSLGQLSKNVANVNIGAQNIHQADSGAYTGEISASQVKSVGASHVILGHSERRAYFGETDTLLASKVDIALKHSLIPIFCIGETKEERESGAFFDVIKMQLAAGLFHLSKEAFGAVVLAYEPVWAIGTGLTASPEQAQEVHNFIRKVLADHYGQEVADDTSILYGGSCNPSNAKELFAQADIDGGLIGGASLKSRDFIDIAKVFNG, via the coding sequence ATGCGTAAAAAAATCGTAGCTGGTAATTGGAAAATGAATTTGGACTATCAATCAGGATTAAGTTTATTTTCCGAGATTATCAATATGGCCAAAGATGAAGTGATTGGAAATCAAGAATTGGTTGTTTGCAGCCCATTTATTCATTTGTCAAGTCTTGGACAATTGTCTAAAAATGTGGCAAATGTAAATATCGGGGCACAGAATATTCATCAAGCCGATTCTGGAGCCTATACAGGTGAAATTTCAGCATCACAAGTAAAATCAGTCGGTGCTTCACATGTTATTTTAGGCCATTCCGAAAGACGTGCTTATTTTGGTGAAACAGATACGTTATTGGCATCAAAAGTGGATATTGCTCTGAAACATAGCTTAATTCCAATTTTTTGTATTGGAGAAACAAAGGAAGAACGTGAATCTGGTGCTTTTTTCGATGTTATTAAAATGCAATTGGCTGCTGGCTTGTTCCACTTGTCGAAAGAAGCGTTTGGAGCAGTTGTCTTGGCGTATGAGCCTGTATGGGCTATTGGTACAGGATTAACAGCGAGTCCGGAGCAAGCGCAGGAAGTACATAATTTCATCCGTAAGGTTCTCGCTGATCACTACGGACAGGAGGTTGCTGATGATACGAGCATTCTTTATGGAGGTTCTTGTAACCCTAGCAATGCAAAAGAGCTATTTGCTCAGGCAGATATTGACGGTGGTTTGATTGGAGGGGCATCTTTAAAATCAAGAGATTTTATTGATATCGCTAAAGTATTTAACGGCTAA
- a CDS encoding putative sugar nucleotidyl transferase yields MKIFFTDCFDAIQTLDRLTSNLTTFNKKTLYPLTFIKSCLDLRVGVLTLREKWKKIGSTYSVQFVVNWDNEEGGIFVSENLIPSIALMEALKRMDIGEVLVKDGYVLCYRYTCTGFYRVKEIGCDVSILKGVEDLFLLIGPEITKDFDLLIEDVKLPYISETNQLLGNHMFIAHNVNMECATLNSLHGPIYIDEGVTIMEGAHLRGPLYLGRGAVVKMGTTIYGNVSVGEQTVVGGEIGNSVIGDFSAKGHHGYLGCSVIGDWCNLGAGTSNSNLKNNLKTVAIYDYALNCDRDTGLLKCGSFIGDYTRIGINSALNTGTVIGLASMLADTSFYAKFVPSFAWVFGGRTETYEFDKFIAYLEALYASKGKVLTEQIKDKLIQLNKKYN; encoded by the coding sequence GTGAAAATCTTCTTTACCGACTGCTTTGATGCTATCCAGACGTTGGACAGGCTTACCTCCAATTTGACTACTTTCAATAAAAAGACTCTTTATCCTCTCACTTTCATTAAATCTTGTTTAGATCTGCGGGTCGGTGTACTCACTTTACGAGAAAAATGGAAAAAAATAGGTTCTACATATAGTGTTCAGTTCGTTGTCAACTGGGATAATGAGGAAGGGGGTATATTTGTATCCGAAAATCTTATCCCTTCAATTGCATTAATGGAAGCGCTAAAAAGAATGGATATTGGTGAAGTACTAGTGAAGGATGGCTATGTATTATGTTATCGTTATACCTGTACTGGCTTTTACCGAGTAAAGGAAATAGGGTGTGATGTTAGTATTTTAAAAGGAGTCGAAGACCTTTTTTTATTGATTGGTCCAGAGATAACAAAGGATTTCGATTTGTTGATTGAAGATGTTAAGTTGCCCTATATATCTGAGACAAATCAACTGCTGGGTAATCATATGTTTATTGCGCATAATGTTAACATGGAATGTGCAACACTTAATTCACTTCACGGTCCAATATATATTGATGAAGGTGTTACAATCATGGAAGGCGCTCATTTACGTGGTCCCTTATACCTTGGGAGAGGGGCGGTTGTAAAAATGGGAACTACCATTTATGGTAATGTTTCTGTGGGAGAACAGACGGTGGTCGGTGGAGAGATAGGTAACTCGGTTATTGGTGACTTTTCGGCTAAGGGGCATCATGGTTATCTAGGCTGCTCAGTTATCGGGGATTGGTGTAATCTGGGGGCAGGAACTTCCAATTCTAATCTAAAGAATAACTTAAAAACGGTCGCTATTTATGATTATGCATTAAATTGCGACAGGGATACGGGGCTATTAAAATGTGGGTCGTTTATCGGTGATTATACGCGTATCGGTATTAATTCGGCTTTAAATACGGGTACTGTAATTGGTCTTGCAAGCATGCTGGCAGATACAAGTTTTTATGCTAAATTTGTACCGTCATTTGCCTGGGTGTTTGGCGGACGTACAGAGACCTACGAATTTGATAAATTCATAGCATATCTGGAGGCATTATATGCTTCGAAAGGGAAGGTGCTCACAGAGCAGATAAAAGATAAATTGATTCAACTTAACAAGAAATATAATTAA
- a CDS encoding type B 50S ribosomal protein L31, protein MKKDLHPSNYRLVVFKDMSNDYAFITKSCVDTKETITWEDGNEYPVVKLEISHTSHPFYTGKMKLVDTAGRIDKFRSRYNKK, encoded by the coding sequence ATGAAAAAAGATTTGCATCCTTCAAATTACAGATTAGTTGTATTTAAAGATATGTCAAATGACTATGCTTTTATTACAAAATCTTGTGTTGATACTAAAGAAACTATCACATGGGAAGATGGTAATGAGTATCCAGTTGTAAAACTAGAGATTTCTCACACATCACACCCTTTCTATACAGGTAAAATGAAATTGGTTGATACTGCCGGTCGTATTGACAAATTCCGTAGCCGTTACAACAAAAAATAA
- a CDS encoding carbohydrate-binding family 9-like protein yields the protein MKKLTILPIAADLTKDLDYKTLSELMSDLETQSLSCNNWSESFPYKPEVQFKIGYTAEYLVLQYEVIEEQLRGNHSEANQNVWEDSCVEFFVSFDGCKHYYNLEFNLIGTGLIGYGTAEKAARNRLDKSEIETVRTFSFIMRNGSDQQWTMIEVIPLSIFKFDELVNLKGKKIHGNFYKCGDHLKQPHFISWNKIENPVPNFHLPQFFGEMVFG from the coding sequence ATGAAAAAATTGACTATTTTGCCTATTGCAGCTGATTTGACCAAGGATCTTGATTATAAGACCTTGTCAGAGCTAATGAGTGATCTCGAAACGCAGTCGCTGAGTTGTAACAACTGGAGCGAATCCTTCCCATACAAACCCGAAGTACAATTTAAAATTGGTTACACAGCGGAATATCTAGTATTGCAATACGAGGTCATCGAAGAACAGCTTCGTGGCAACCATTCTGAAGCCAATCAAAATGTATGGGAAGATAGTTGTGTGGAATTTTTTGTTTCATTTGATGGTTGTAAGCATTATTACAATTTAGAATTTAATTTAATCGGAACTGGATTGATCGGTTATGGTACTGCTGAAAAAGCAGCGAGAAATAGATTAGATAAGAGTGAGATAGAAACGGTTCGTACCTTTTCCTTCATAATGCGTAATGGTAGTGATCAGCAATGGACGATGATTGAAGTAATCCCGCTTTCTATATTTAAGTTTGACGAACTTGTAAACTTGAAAGGTAAAAAAATTCATGGTAATTTCTATAAATGTGGTGATCACCTCAAACAGCCACATTTTATCTCCTGGAATAAAATAGAAAATCCAGTTCCTAATTTTCATCTTCCTCAATTCTTTGGCGAAATGGTTTTTGGTTAG
- a CDS encoding phosphotransferase enzyme family protein codes for MSDFNQLVIESAAKQFILEGDIISVQPFGSGHINDTYRVMTTESTQVSYLLQRINHHVFPNVDGLMRNIALVTQHLSEKVKVAKGKRVSDHVLTIVPTRDGNLYIQDEPGNYWRMFILIEDTKSYDIVETEFQAAEGGRAFGLFQKQLSDLDASLIVEVLPNFHNIDFRLENLRKAITKDTCKRVALVKDRLDFIFSREDRMQTILQLGSKGKLPLRITHNDTKFNNVLLDHHDKMQCVIDLDTVMPGYIAYDFGDAIRTIINPVAEDEIDVSKISLNLALYKAYAEGYLEEANDFLTTLEKETLVDGAFLLPFMQGVRFLTDYLEGDHYYKTKYEDHNLVRTNTQLKLVEEMERNEAFMRKVVFDCI; via the coding sequence ATGTCTGATTTTAACCAATTAGTAATAGAGAGCGCAGCAAAACAATTCATATTAGAAGGAGATATCATTTCAGTGCAACCATTTGGTTCTGGTCATATCAATGATACTTACCGGGTAATGACTACTGAAAGTACCCAGGTATCGTACTTATTGCAACGGATCAATCACCATGTTTTTCCTAATGTGGATGGATTAATGCGCAATATTGCGCTAGTTACCCAACATCTTAGCGAAAAAGTTAAAGTCGCAAAGGGCAAAAGAGTCAGTGATCATGTATTAACCATTGTTCCTACTAGAGACGGGAATTTGTATATCCAAGATGAGCCTGGAAATTATTGGCGTATGTTTATCCTAATTGAGGATACGAAGAGTTATGATATTGTAGAAACTGAATTTCAAGCAGCTGAGGGTGGGCGTGCTTTTGGTCTTTTCCAAAAGCAGTTGTCGGATCTGGATGCGTCACTGATCGTTGAAGTTCTTCCTAACTTTCATAATATAGATTTTAGACTTGAAAATCTTCGGAAAGCGATTACTAAAGACACCTGTAAACGCGTAGCATTGGTGAAAGACAGATTAGATTTTATCTTTAGCCGCGAAGATCGCATGCAGACCATTCTTCAACTAGGTAGCAAGGGTAAACTTCCCCTGCGCATAACTCATAATGATACCAAGTTTAATAATGTGCTCTTGGATCATCATGATAAGATGCAATGCGTGATAGATTTGGATACGGTAATGCCCGGTTATATTGCATACGACTTCGGTGATGCTATCCGGACGATTATAAATCCTGTTGCGGAAGACGAAATAGATGTATCTAAAATCAGCCTTAATTTGGCTTTGTATAAAGCTTATGCGGAAGGTTATCTCGAAGAAGCTAACGACTTTTTGACCACTTTGGAAAAAGAAACATTGGTAGACGGAGCTTTTCTATTGCCTTTTATGCAGGGCGTACGTTTTTTGACTGACTATTTGGAAGGCGATCATTATTACAAAACAAAGTATGAGGATCACAATCTCGTGCGTACAAACACACAACTGAAGCTGGTAGAAGAGATGGAAAGGAATGAGGCATTTATGCGTAAGGTTGTTTTTGATTGCATTTAA
- a CDS encoding Gfo/Idh/MocA family oxidoreductase, whose amino-acid sequence MDRRNFIRSTAITTAGIGILSSTDLFAQTNSKIKIAFIGVGLRGRNHVQIALNRDDLEIVAICDTQEESLAQCRKQFNAKGTKLPKEYTGGKEAYKKMLSNEKLDAVIIATPWQFHKDQSIDAMKAGLYVGCEVIAGLTVQDHWDVVKVSEETGKPYMTLENVAFRRDVLAVLNMHRQGLFGELLHLEGGYQHDLREVLFNDGKNYYGHGVEYGPKAISEAQWRTQFNIDQDGDLYPTHGLGPIMQFVDINKGNRFTHITSYSSKARGLAAYVNKVSPGHPNGKINYKNGDITQTMLQCANGETMLLTHDTHLPRPYSIGFRIQGTDGIWMDVAKGIHIEGKSKPHTWDPADEWVKKYDHPIWKKYEELANGSGHGGMDWFVFNAFIQSVKQKVQTPIDVYDSVTMSAVFPLSTESIAKGNKTLEFPDFTKGKWKTKKNTFMLDDSGM is encoded by the coding sequence ATGGATAGAAGAAATTTCATAAGATCGACTGCCATCACTACAGCTGGAATCGGTATCCTTTCAAGTACAGACTTATTTGCCCAAACAAATAGTAAGATAAAAATTGCCTTTATTGGCGTAGGTCTTCGAGGACGTAATCATGTGCAAATTGCGCTAAATAGAGATGATCTAGAAATTGTGGCAATCTGTGACACTCAAGAAGAATCTTTAGCCCAATGCCGTAAACAATTTAATGCAAAGGGAACCAAACTTCCAAAAGAATATACAGGCGGAAAAGAGGCTTACAAAAAGATGTTAAGCAACGAAAAATTAGATGCCGTTATTATTGCCACTCCTTGGCAGTTTCACAAAGACCAATCCATTGACGCCATGAAGGCAGGATTATATGTAGGCTGTGAGGTTATTGCTGGTTTAACTGTGCAAGATCATTGGGACGTTGTCAAAGTTTCTGAAGAAACCGGAAAACCTTACATGACATTGGAAAATGTAGCGTTTCGGCGCGATGTACTTGCTGTATTAAACATGCATAGACAGGGGCTTTTCGGTGAATTATTACACCTTGAAGGGGGCTATCAACATGATTTACGTGAAGTGCTTTTCAACGACGGAAAAAATTATTACGGTCACGGTGTCGAGTATGGTCCAAAAGCAATTTCAGAAGCGCAATGGCGCACACAATTCAACATCGACCAAGACGGCGATCTTTATCCTACACATGGTTTAGGCCCGATCATGCAATTTGTTGACATTAACAAAGGAAACAGATTCACTCACATTACTTCTTACTCAAGTAAAGCGCGTGGATTAGCCGCGTATGTCAATAAAGTTTCTCCAGGACACCCTAATGGTAAAATCAATTACAAAAATGGGGACATCACACAAACAATGTTACAATGTGCAAATGGAGAAACCATGTTATTGACGCACGACACACACTTACCAAGACCCTATTCTATCGGTTTTCGCATACAAGGAACAGATGGAATTTGGATGGATGTTGCCAAGGGCATACATATCGAAGGTAAATCTAAACCGCACACGTGGGATCCTGCAGACGAATGGGTAAAGAAATATGACCACCCAATTTGGAAAAAATATGAAGAATTAGCAAATGGTTCTGGTCATGGCGGTATGGACTGGTTTGTATTCAATGCGTTCATTCAATCTGTGAAACAAAAGGTACAGACGCCAATAGATGTATACGATTCTGTAACCATGAGTGCAGTATTCCCCTTATCCACCGAGTCTATTGCGAAAGGAAATAAGACCTTGGAATTCCCTGATTTCACGAAAGGAAAGTGGAAAACCAAGAAAAACACTTTTATGTTAGATGATAGTGGAATGTAA
- a CDS encoding hemolysin family protein: MLTEAIIILALIILNGILSASEISIVSSRKARLQAESDKSNAAAKIALSLKESPNSFLSTVQIGITLIGILTGFFSGGSISSYLVEVFNKSSFIAPYSEQLAVIIVVFIITYFSLVLGELVPKRIGMAIPEKYAMLISYPMNLLSKIVRPFVWLLSVSTEFIVKILNIKSSGNSVTEEEIKALVDEGVDSGVIEGIEHDIVDRLLSLGDKKAVNLMTHRKNIVFLDLAESFEKNRKIILDNDYSIYPVCEGGLDNIKGVVHVKSLLRQCLQNEPFDLRTLILPIKFVNEFSSSYSIMNTLRTSSIHQAVVIDEYGSTQGIITLRDIVGDLVGNIAESDLSARPTIRQLENGDYVVDGQYQIETLLDEFEIGLSEEDEDEISNVTTVGGLVFLRLDHVPEEGERIQFKNLIFEVLDMDGNRIDKLLMKVTDQI, encoded by the coding sequence ATGCTTACCGAAGCAATTATTATTTTAGCCCTGATTATTCTAAATGGAATACTTTCGGCATCAGAAATATCCATCGTGTCCAGCAGAAAAGCAAGATTACAAGCTGAAAGCGATAAAAGTAATGCAGCAGCCAAAATAGCGCTAAGTCTAAAAGAATCGCCCAACAGCTTTCTGTCTACTGTACAAATCGGTATTACCCTTATCGGAATATTAACAGGATTTTTTTCTGGCGGAAGTATATCATCGTACTTAGTAGAAGTCTTCAATAAATCGAGTTTTATCGCTCCATACAGTGAGCAGCTCGCTGTAATTATTGTTGTCTTTATTATCACCTATTTTTCATTGGTACTTGGAGAGCTAGTACCCAAACGCATAGGTATGGCCATTCCAGAAAAGTATGCCATGCTTATTTCTTATCCGATGAATCTGCTCAGCAAAATCGTTCGGCCGTTTGTGTGGCTACTCAGCGTGTCAACAGAATTTATTGTCAAAATACTGAACATTAAAAGCAGCGGTAACAGCGTCACCGAAGAAGAAATAAAAGCCTTGGTAGATGAGGGTGTAGATAGCGGAGTCATTGAAGGGATCGAACATGATATCGTGGACCGTCTGTTAAGTTTAGGGGACAAAAAAGCGGTTAACCTGATGACTCACCGCAAAAATATTGTGTTCTTGGACCTCGCAGAATCCTTTGAAAAAAACCGCAAGATTATACTAGATAACGATTATTCCATCTACCCTGTCTGTGAAGGCGGACTTGATAACATTAAAGGAGTTGTTCATGTAAAATCATTACTTCGGCAATGCCTCCAAAACGAGCCTTTTGACCTCAGAACACTTATACTGCCCATCAAATTTGTGAACGAATTTAGCTCCTCCTACAGTATCATGAATACCTTGCGGACATCCAGTATTCATCAAGCGGTCGTCATAGACGAGTATGGATCAACACAAGGAATTATTACGTTACGCGATATTGTTGGTGATTTGGTAGGGAACATTGCAGAAAGCGATCTCAGTGCCCGTCCAACAATACGTCAATTAGAAAATGGAGACTATGTTGTAGACGGACAATATCAGATCGAAACCCTTTTAGATGAATTTGAAATAGGACTTTCTGAAGAAGACGAAGATGAGATTAGTAATGTCACTACCGTAGGTGGCTTAGTGTTCCTTAGGTTAGATCATGTACCCGAAGAAGGGGAGCGTATCCAATTTAAAAACTTGATTTTTGAAGTTCTTGATATGGATGGAAACCGCATCGATAAACTATTGATGAAAGTGACAGACCAGATTTAA
- a CDS encoding peptide MFS transporter — protein MNQEKDQILVAHLAKQGIDDKMVSGHPAGLFVLFFTEMWERFSYYGMRALLTLFLISTIADGGWEWSNAQAMQLYGTYTGLVYLTPLIGGMIADKLTGFKKAILIGALIMTLGHLSMAFEAVHSNFFYLGLLLMILGNGMFKPNISSMVGNLYPDKSSKKDAGYTIFYMGINAGSFLGMLLCGYIGEKIGWHYGFGLAGVFMFFGMLQFYFAQRIFGIIGNTPKALQAHHDEKVKNQEDIDEVIPGNVVRDRLIVVTIFMLASVVFFLSFEQAGGSMSIFAKDYTQRVLSGSSAITFKWIDTILTIVPIVIVTIVLTALARKIYKQYPLTILFTAISFGIIWGLGLWKIFREIGITGSEVGASWFQILNAFFIISLASSFSKFWEKVWNPSGPVKFALGLILVGIGFAALAYGANDIPQGAKTASVSMIWLVVAYFFHSAGELCLSPVGLSYVSKLSPKKFLGLLFGCWFCASAIANFIGGLLGSYIDKITAEHSMSYFFMIFAIVPGVTALLLIAFNPILKKMMHGIN, from the coding sequence ATGAATCAAGAAAAAGATCAAATTCTTGTAGCGCATCTGGCCAAGCAGGGTATAGATGACAAGATGGTGAGTGGGCATCCCGCCGGATTATTTGTACTATTTTTCACGGAGATGTGGGAGCGTTTTAGCTACTATGGTATGCGGGCTTTATTGACCTTATTTTTAATCAGTACGATTGCTGACGGTGGATGGGAATGGAGCAATGCGCAGGCGATGCAGTTGTATGGGACTTATACTGGTCTTGTTTATCTGACCCCATTGATCGGTGGTATGATTGCGGATAAATTGACTGGCTTTAAGAAGGCTATTTTGATTGGCGCATTGATTATGACATTAGGACACTTGTCTATGGCGTTTGAAGCTGTCCACTCAAATTTCTTCTATTTAGGGTTACTCTTAATGATCTTAGGGAATGGGATGTTTAAACCTAATATTTCTTCGATGGTAGGAAATTTATACCCAGACAAAAGTTCAAAGAAGGATGCAGGATATACAATTTTTTATATGGGTATCAACGCTGGTTCATTTTTAGGGATGCTCCTATGTGGTTATATCGGTGAAAAAATAGGTTGGCATTATGGGTTTGGACTGGCGGGAGTATTTATGTTCTTCGGTATGCTACAATTCTATTTTGCACAGCGCATATTTGGTATTATCGGTAATACGCCCAAAGCGTTACAGGCTCATCATGACGAAAAGGTCAAAAATCAGGAAGATATTGATGAAGTTATTCCCGGAAATGTTGTTAGAGACCGCCTTATCGTCGTCACAATATTTATGTTGGCCAGCGTCGTTTTCTTTCTTTCTTTCGAACAGGCCGGCGGTTCAATGTCAATATTTGCGAAGGATTACACGCAGCGTGTCTTGTCAGGAAGTTCTGCGATTACATTTAAATGGATTGATACAATTTTGACCATTGTACCCATCGTAATTGTAACGATTGTTTTGACAGCATTGGCTAGAAAAATATATAAACAATATCCGTTGACAATTTTGTTCACAGCAATTTCATTCGGCATTATCTGGGGGTTGGGCTTATGGAAAATATTTCGGGAGATCGGTATAACGGGCTCGGAAGTTGGTGCTTCGTGGTTTCAAATACTAAACGCATTTTTTATTATTTCTCTTGCATCTTCATTCAGTAAATTTTGGGAAAAGGTATGGAATCCTTCAGGGCCCGTAAAATTTGCATTGGGTTTGATATTAGTCGGTATTGGATTTGCTGCGCTGGCTTATGGCGCGAATGACATTCCACAAGGTGCTAAAACAGCATCAGTCAGTATGATCTGGCTTGTTGTAGCCTACTTTTTCCATTCTGCAGGAGAACTTTGTCTATCACCTGTTGGGCTATCTTACGTAAGTAAGCTCTCTCCGAAGAAATTTTTGGGCCTTTTGTTTGGATGTTGGTTTTGTGCTTCCGCAATCGCTAATTTCATTGGCGGACTTTTAGGTTCTTATATTGATAAAATCACAGCGGAACATTCTATGTCTTATTTCTTTATGATATTTGCTATAGTTCCTGGTGTTACCGCGCTTTTATTGATAGCGTTCAATCCAATATTGAAAAAAATGATGCACGGTATCAATTAA
- a CDS encoding peptide MFS transporter yields MNFEKNAVLETHLEKVGAEHVLVQGHPAGLFVLFFTEMWERFSYYGMRALLVNFLVSTIAQSGWGWTNSEAMQLYGLYTGMVFLTPLFGGIIADRFTGYKKSIMVGAIIMTLGHVAMALEGFNKSFFLAGLVLIVLGNGLFKPNISSMVGKLYPDKGGKKDAGYTIFYMGINGGAFLGMMLCGYIGEKVGWHYGFGLAGVFMFLGMLQFYFAQRIFGEIGNTPERKEELNDEAVNRVENPKYVVRDRLLVIVIFMISSIVFHLAFEQAGGSMTIFAKNYTQRVLSGDAAVLFKWFDAALTVLPIVVITGVLFVLAKKIIRKYPLIILFSGISFVIIWSLCLWKVYREYYGINSEVTVSWFPMLNSFFIITLATSFSKIWEKVWNPSGPIKFAMGLTLVGVGFAALSIGSSEIPTGAKAASVSMIWLILAYFFHTVGELCIGPVGLSYVSKLSPKRFLGLLFGFWFCANAIANFIGGFIGSYIDKITESHSMSYFFAVFTVIPMIAAVLLILGNKKIKKMMHGID; encoded by the coding sequence ATGAATTTTGAAAAGAATGCTGTTCTAGAAACCCATTTGGAAAAAGTTGGGGCGGAGCATGTATTGGTACAAGGGCACCCCGCCGGATTATTCGTATTATTCTTCACGGAGATGTGGGAGCGTTTTAGCTATTATGGTATGCGGGCGCTTTTAGTGAATTTTTTGGTTTCTACTATCGCACAATCTGGTTGGGGATGGACTAATTCAGAGGCGATGCAACTCTATGGCCTTTATACCGGAATGGTGTTTTTAACTCCGCTATTTGGTGGAATTATTGCTGATCGTTTCACAGGATATAAAAAATCCATTATGGTCGGTGCGATAATTATGACTTTAGGACATGTTGCTATGGCTTTAGAAGGGTTTAATAAAAGCTTTTTTTTAGCAGGTCTAGTGCTTATTGTTCTAGGAAACGGTTTGTTTAAGCCGAACATTTCATCCATGGTTGGTAAGTTATATCCGGATAAAGGCGGTAAGAAGGATGCCGGTTATACCATATTTTATATGGGAATAAATGGAGGAGCCTTCTTAGGAATGATGCTTTGTGGTTACATCGGCGAAAAGGTTGGTTGGCATTATGGATTTGGTTTAGCAGGAGTATTTATGTTTTTGGGTATGTTGCAGTTTTATTTTGCCCAACGAATTTTTGGAGAAATAGGAAATACCCCCGAAAGAAAGGAAGAGCTTAATGATGAGGCAGTGAATAGGGTAGAAAATCCAAAATATGTCGTTCGAGATCGTTTGCTGGTGATTGTTATTTTTATGATATCAAGCATTGTATTTCATTTAGCCTTTGAGCAGGCTGGAGGCTCGATGACGATCTTTGCTAAAAATTATACACAGCGGGTGTTGAGTGGGGATGCAGCGGTGCTATTTAAATGGTTTGATGCTGCGTTGACTGTGTTGCCTATTGTAGTCATCACTGGTGTCTTGTTCGTCTTGGCAAAAAAAATCATTCGCAAATATCCCTTGATTATACTTTTTTCGGGTATTTCTTTTGTGATCATTTGGTCCTTATGTTTATGGAAGGTCTATCGCGAATATTATGGTATTAATTCTGAAGTTACAGTATCATGGTTTCCCATGTTGAACTCTTTCTTTATCATTACACTGGCGACTTCATTTAGTAAGATATGGGAAAAAGTGTGGAATCCTTCAGGGCCAATTAAATTCGCAATGGGTTTGACATTGGTCGGCGTCGGCTTTGCTGCTTTGTCAATTGGTAGTTCGGAAATTCCTACTGGTGCAAAAGCAGCCTCAGTGAGTATGATTTGGCTGATCTTAGCATACTTTTTTCATACAGTAGGCGAATTATGTATAGGTCCGGTTGGATTGTCCTACGTTAGTAAACTGTCTCCAAAGCGATTCCTTGGCTTACTGTTTGGTTTTTGGTTTTGCGCCAATGCTATTGCTAATTTTATAGGGGGCTTTATTGGGTCATATATCGATAAGATTACCGAGTCTCATTCCATGTCTTACTTCTTCGCAGTATTTACAGTAATACCGATGATAGCGGCAGTATTACTTATTTTAGGCAATAAAAAAATAAAAAAGATGATGCATGGAATTGACTAA